In Ilumatobacter fluminis, the following proteins share a genomic window:
- a CDS encoding DNA-3-methyladenine glycosylase I, giving the protein MNVITGDDGVARCSWGAEPADYLDYHDHEWGVGVADDTRLFEKICLEGFQSGLSWLTILRKRDNFRAGFAGFDIEQVAAFGEGDVERLLADAGIVRHQGKIRSTINNAQRALELIDEHGSLAAFFWPHATFLDEPVTEVPATTDTSTMLSKQLKKRGWSFVGPTTMYAFMQAMGVVNDHMAGCDCWESAERSRRAVAAGVGVTVP; this is encoded by the coding sequence ATGAACGTCATCACGGGCGACGACGGCGTCGCACGCTGCAGCTGGGGCGCAGAGCCCGCCGACTATCTCGACTACCACGACCACGAATGGGGGGTCGGCGTGGCCGACGACACCCGACTCTTCGAGAAGATCTGCCTCGAGGGATTCCAGTCGGGGCTCTCGTGGCTGACGATCCTCCGCAAGCGCGACAACTTCCGTGCCGGATTCGCCGGATTCGACATCGAGCAGGTCGCCGCGTTCGGTGAGGGCGACGTCGAGCGGCTGCTCGCCGACGCCGGCATCGTGCGTCATCAGGGCAAGATCCGGTCGACGATCAACAACGCGCAGCGCGCCCTCGAGCTGATCGACGAACACGGCTCGCTCGCCGCCTTCTTCTGGCCCCACGCCACCTTCCTCGACGAGCCGGTCACCGAGGTGCCGGCGACCACCGACACGTCGACGATGCTGTCGAAGCAGCTGAAGAAGCGAGGCTGGTCGTTCGTCGGGCCGACCACGATGTACGCCTTCATGCAGGCGATGGGTGTCGTCAACGACCACATGGCCGGCTGCGACTGTTGGGAGTCGGCCGAACGGTCCCGCCGCGCGGTGGCCGCCGGCGTCGGCGTCACCGTGCCCTGA